A single genomic interval of Hyalangium gracile harbors:
- a CDS encoding sensor histidine kinase produces MRLQQVLGRLTPAVSLLAMLVAVLDLIGWWLGQLSLVRVVPMPHSGVMMPNTAVGLFLCGASLWLARKPGASSLRRGVSHALALAAVVLGGLTLSEYLFGVDLGIDLILFPETVRSLAPYRPGRAAPATTLCFILTGLSLRWLDAETRGGHRPAQYLALLLGGVASLALLGYLYMEEGLVASQGEGASFPLFTRLSVHTAATFLALSLGLLCARPERGLMKVFTGDDAGGFMARRLLPAAIFVPTVVGAFQLMGMRRGMYGSSGGVAIFVVITTSVLLILIAWNAASLRRLDLRRRELEKAARLSEARLSGIVSNAADAIISIDEHQRIALFNASAERVFGYSAGEVLGQPLDILLPPRLRAIHRQHVRDFAAGPRTTRRLDERPTLLGLRKSGEEFPAEASVSKVDVGGTMLMTAILRDSTERKRAEEALRESEERFRTAYENAAIGMALVGLDGRFLNVNRSLCEIVGYSERELLARTFQDITWPADLEVDLENARRLREGEISSYQLEKRYIHKKGHLVTVLLTGSLVHDSRGEPLYFIAQIQDISERKRLEQDWRFLADTGPQLAGSLDSRATLGIVARLVVPALADWCVIDLLDEEGKVVAVEGAAASARQEATLRTLLSLYSHDPARHGHIASRVIRTGEPALLPEIPHEVLEETAEDERHLELLLQLEPRSGMVVPLFARGHTLGAIILAASESGRRYDARSLMLAEELARRAALAIDNARLYMRSEQATRVRDEVLRIVAHDLRTPLQVVSLSTQTLLKRLPEERPADRKQLESIQKAVARSNRLIQDLLDVARLEAGRIAVERRPEPLAPLVREVLELHRTLAEARSIQLTVSIPEDCPDVLADRDRLVQILSNLLGNALKFTPEGGQISLRVEPAGDMLRLSVQDTGLGIPEQSLPHLFEPFWQAQGGRRNGAGLGLAIVKGLVEAHDGQVWVESRPGLGSTFFFTLPTVARAEAHLAH; encoded by the coding sequence ATGCGACTCCAGCAAGTGCTCGGCAGGCTGACTCCAGCCGTGAGCCTTCTTGCCATGCTGGTGGCGGTGCTCGATCTGATCGGCTGGTGGTTGGGCCAGCTGAGCCTCGTCCGCGTCGTCCCCATGCCGCACTCCGGCGTGATGATGCCGAACACGGCGGTGGGCCTCTTCCTTTGCGGCGCCTCGCTCTGGCTGGCGCGCAAGCCAGGTGCGAGCTCACTCCGTCGTGGAGTCAGCCACGCGCTCGCGCTCGCGGCGGTCGTGCTGGGAGGCTTGACGCTCTCCGAGTACCTCTTTGGAGTCGATCTCGGGATCGATCTCATCCTCTTCCCGGAGACGGTCCGGAGCCTGGCCCCGTATCGTCCGGGGCGGGCCGCGCCGGCGACCACGCTCTGCTTCATCCTGACCGGGCTCTCCCTCCGGTGGCTGGACGCCGAGACACGGGGTGGGCACCGCCCGGCCCAGTACCTCGCGCTCCTGCTCGGAGGCGTCGCCTCATTGGCCCTCCTCGGCTACCTGTATATGGAGGAGGGGTTGGTGGCCTCCCAGGGAGAGGGCGCCTCGTTCCCGCTCTTCACCCGCCTGTCGGTCCATACCGCGGCCACGTTCCTGGCGCTGTCGCTGGGGCTGCTCTGTGCCCGGCCCGAGCGCGGCTTGATGAAGGTCTTCACCGGGGATGACGCGGGCGGCTTCATGGCGCGGCGGCTGCTCCCGGCCGCCATCTTCGTTCCCACGGTGGTGGGCGCCTTCCAGCTGATGGGAATGCGACGGGGGATGTATGGGAGCTCGGGCGGGGTCGCCATCTTCGTGGTCATCACCACGTCGGTCCTGCTGATCCTCATCGCGTGGAACGCGGCGAGCCTCCGGCGGCTGGACCTGCGGCGGCGCGAGCTGGAGAAGGCGGCACGTCTGTCGGAGGCCCGCCTCTCCGGCATCGTCTCCAACGCCGCCGACGCGATCATCTCGATCGACGAGCACCAGCGGATTGCCCTCTTCAACGCGAGCGCGGAGCGCGTCTTCGGCTACTCCGCGGGGGAAGTCCTCGGACAGCCGCTGGACATCCTCCTGCCCCCCCGGCTCAGGGCCATCCACCGGCAACACGTCCGGGACTTCGCGGCGGGGCCGCGGACCACGCGGCGGCTGGACGAGCGGCCGACCCTTCTGGGCCTGCGCAAGAGCGGTGAGGAGTTCCCGGCGGAGGCGAGCGTCTCGAAGGTCGACGTGGGCGGGACGATGCTGATGACCGCCATCCTGCGCGACAGCACCGAGCGCAAGCGAGCCGAGGAGGCACTCCGCGAGAGCGAGGAGCGCTTCCGCACGGCCTACGAGAATGCCGCCATCGGGATGGCCCTGGTGGGTCTGGATGGCCGGTTCCTGAACGTGAACCGCTCCCTGTGCGAGATCGTCGGCTACTCGGAGCGGGAGCTCCTGGCCCGGACGTTCCAGGACATCACCTGGCCGGCGGACCTGGAGGTGGACCTCGAGAACGCGCGCCGGCTCCGAGAGGGAGAGATCAGCTCCTATCAACTCGAGAAGCGCTACATCCACAAGAAGGGACACCTCGTCACGGTGCTGCTGACGGGCTCGCTCGTCCATGACTCCCGCGGAGAGCCGCTCTACTTCATCGCGCAGATCCAGGACATCTCCGAGCGCAAGCGGCTCGAGCAGGACTGGCGCTTCCTGGCGGACACGGGGCCCCAGCTCGCGGGCTCGCTCGATTCGCGAGCCACGCTCGGCATCGTGGCGCGCCTGGTGGTGCCCGCCCTGGCGGACTGGTGCGTGATCGATCTCCTGGATGAGGAGGGAAAGGTGGTGGCGGTGGAGGGGGCCGCCGCCAGCGCCAGGCAGGAAGCCACCCTGCGAACACTGCTCTCCCTCTACTCGCATGATCCGGCCCGGCACGGACACATCGCCTCCCGGGTGATCCGCACGGGTGAGCCGGCGCTCCTCCCCGAGATACCCCACGAGGTGCTCGAGGAGACGGCGGAGGACGAGCGGCACCTGGAGCTGCTCCTTCAGCTCGAGCCGCGCTCGGGCATGGTCGTGCCGCTTTTCGCGCGTGGGCACACCCTGGGCGCCATCATCCTGGCGGCCTCCGAGTCCGGGCGCCGCTACGATGCTCGCAGCCTCATGCTGGCCGAGGAGCTGGCGCGCCGCGCCGCGCTGGCCATCGACAACGCGCGCCTCTACATGCGCTCCGAGCAGGCCACCCGGGTTCGCGACGAGGTGCTCCGGATCGTCGCGCACGATCTCCGGACTCCCCTCCAGGTCGTCTCCCTGAGCACGCAGACCCTCCTGAAGCGGCTGCCGGAAGAGCGCCCCGCGGACAGGAAGCAGCTCGAGAGCATCCAGAAAGCGGTCGCGCGCTCCAACAGGCTCATCCAGGATCTGCTGGACGTCGCCCGCCTGGAAGCCGGACGTATCGCCGTGGAGCGCCGCCCCGAGCCGCTCGCTCCGCTCGTCAGGGAGGTGCTCGAGCTGCATCGCACCCTCGCGGAGGCCCGGTCCATCCAGCTCACGGTCTCCATTCCGGAGGACTGCCCCGACGTCCTGGCCGATAGGGACCGCCTGGTGCAGATCCTCTCGAACCTGCTCGGCAATGCGCTCAAGTTCACGCCCGAGGGAGGGCAGATCTCCCTCCGGGTCGAGCCAGCCGGGGACATGCTGCGCCTCTCGGTCCAGGACACCGGGCTGGGGATTCCGGAGCAGAGCCTGCCGCACCTCTTCGAGCCCTTCTGGCAGGCCCAGGGGGGCAGGAGGAACGGGGCCGGGCTGGGGCTGGCCATCGTGAAAGGCCTGGTCGAGGCCCACGACGGGCAGGTCTGGGTGGAGAGCAGGCCCGGCCTGGGGAGCACCTTCTTCTTCACGCTCCCCACCGTCGCGCGTGCCGAGGCGCACCTCGCGCACTAA
- a CDS encoding phosphoribosyltransferase family protein, translating into MRFVDREDAGRRLASLLLDYEREQPIVLALPRGGVPIGYEVARALRAPLDVWVVRKVGAPGHSELGLGAVAEGGIVYLNRELMEEVGATDEDIQELVREQAEEVSERVKRFRGTRTPPRLQGRTVILVDDGIATGGTIRAAIEALRQIGPRKIVIAVPVGASQSLEELQPLVEDVVWVHATPSLYAIGAWYEDFQQVPDAEVVRLLERARQRHDASETRPAMGEAPGEEQEVSISAGDALLGGTLGVPLAPRGLVLFAHGSGSSRFSPRNRHVAAILRRHGLATLLFDLLTSEEETIDEVTAELRFDIDLLARRLVQVTDWAASFPATRGLAIGYFGSSTGAAAALLAASERPMRVGAIVSRGGRPDLAWDRLEAVRAPTLFIVGGRDSSVIEFNRCASERMSAPRELQLIPGASHLFEEPGALDSVAELAGRWFIQHLSRATLEEEASPA; encoded by the coding sequence ATGCGCTTCGTGGATCGGGAAGACGCGGGACGGCGGCTTGCTTCATTGCTCCTCGACTACGAGCGCGAGCAGCCCATCGTCCTGGCGCTCCCACGAGGAGGTGTCCCCATTGGCTACGAAGTGGCCAGGGCGCTGAGGGCCCCGCTGGACGTCTGGGTCGTCCGCAAGGTGGGAGCCCCGGGACACTCGGAGCTCGGACTGGGAGCGGTCGCGGAGGGAGGCATCGTCTACCTCAACCGGGAGCTCATGGAGGAGGTGGGCGCCACCGACGAGGACATCCAGGAGCTCGTTCGGGAGCAAGCCGAGGAGGTCTCCGAGCGGGTGAAGCGCTTTCGAGGGACACGGACTCCACCTCGGCTCCAGGGCCGCACCGTCATCCTCGTGGACGACGGCATCGCCACGGGAGGAACCATCCGGGCCGCCATCGAGGCGCTTCGGCAGATCGGCCCACGGAAGATCGTGATCGCGGTCCCCGTGGGGGCTTCTCAGTCCCTGGAGGAGCTGCAACCCCTCGTGGAGGATGTCGTCTGGGTGCATGCCACGCCCTCGCTCTATGCCATCGGGGCCTGGTACGAGGACTTCCAGCAGGTGCCCGACGCGGAGGTCGTGCGGCTTCTGGAGCGTGCCCGGCAGAGGCACGACGCCTCGGAAACCCGCCCCGCCATGGGCGAGGCTCCGGGAGAAGAGCAGGAGGTCTCCATCTCCGCTGGAGACGCGCTCCTGGGTGGAACGCTCGGTGTGCCGCTGGCCCCCCGGGGGCTGGTGCTGTTCGCCCATGGGAGCGGCAGCAGCCGGTTCAGCCCGCGCAACCGCCACGTCGCGGCCATCCTGCGGCGGCACGGGCTGGCCACGCTCCTCTTCGATCTGCTGACGAGCGAGGAGGAGACCATCGACGAGGTGACGGCGGAGCTGCGCTTCGACATCGACCTGCTGGCGCGGCGGCTGGTCCAGGTCACGGACTGGGCCGCCTCCTTCCCGGCCACCCGAGGCCTCGCCATCGGCTACTTCGGCTCGAGCACCGGAGCGGCCGCGGCCCTGCTGGCGGCCAGCGAGCGGCCCATGCGGGTGGGCGCCATCGTGTCGCGGGGCGGTCGCCCGGATCTCGCATGGGACAGGCTGGAGGCCGTCCGCGCCCCCACGCTCTTCATCGTGGGGGGGCGGGACAGCTCCGTCATCGAGTTCAATCGGTGCGCGAGCGAGCGGATGAGCGCGCCCCGGGAGCTACAGCTCATCCCCGGCGCCTCCCACCTCTTCGAGGAGCCGGGGGCGCTGGACTCGGTGGCCGAGCTCGCGGGCAGGTGGTTCATCCAGCACCTCTCGAGGGCAACCCTCGAGGAGGAGGCCTCTCCCGCCTGA
- a CDS encoding bactofilin family protein → MFTLANRAVHRRGLSALLLVGALLGVLLPAEALAVEVRQGDVVTIGPEEIIEEDLYAFGTTVLIRGTVRGDVLTMARTVDISGNVEGDVMSMAADFKSTGQVRGSIRSAGETVVIAGQVREDGLLAGRLVRIVPGAQVGRDVFLAANQAEIQGPVGGEVRAAAEALTVGAPVSGDLWAEVGTLQLSQTASVGGSLRYRSAQEAKIASGVPVAGIVERLSPREQARSLPLLYLIGWVRSLVGLFALGLLLVLLSPDFARRVPATLRQSPWKSLGWGAAVFVGTPILAGLIFLLGVLLGGWWIGLLALGLYALALALCFPVVGMFIGRWLTDRFGKAGTPLLLTLLVGLVLLTLVGRVPVLGALIVLATLLFGLGALVLTAARGRRPPGATGQPQPA, encoded by the coding sequence ATGTTCACGCTCGCGAATCGCGCAGTTCACAGGCGGGGGCTGTCAGCCCTGCTCCTGGTCGGGGCGCTGCTCGGAGTCCTGCTTCCCGCGGAGGCTCTGGCCGTGGAGGTGCGCCAGGGAGACGTGGTGACGATAGGCCCGGAGGAGATCATCGAGGAGGACCTCTACGCGTTCGGAACCACGGTCCTCATCCGAGGCACCGTGAGGGGAGACGTGCTCACCATGGCGAGGACGGTGGACATCTCCGGCAACGTGGAAGGGGATGTGATGTCCATGGCCGCGGACTTCAAGTCCACCGGCCAGGTGCGGGGGAGCATCCGGTCGGCGGGGGAGACAGTCGTCATCGCGGGCCAGGTGCGGGAGGACGGCTTGCTCGCCGGCAGGCTGGTGCGCATCGTGCCTGGCGCGCAGGTGGGCCGTGACGTCTTCCTGGCGGCCAACCAGGCGGAGATCCAGGGCCCGGTGGGCGGTGAGGTGCGAGCGGCGGCGGAGGCGCTCACGGTGGGGGCTCCCGTGAGCGGCGACCTCTGGGCCGAGGTGGGCACGCTCCAGCTCTCCCAGACGGCGAGTGTCGGCGGGAGCCTCCGCTACCGCAGCGCCCAGGAGGCGAAGATCGCCAGCGGCGTCCCGGTGGCGGGGATCGTGGAGCGGCTGAGCCCGCGGGAGCAGGCGAGATCGCTGCCCTTGCTCTACCTCATCGGCTGGGTCCGCTCGCTGGTGGGCCTCTTCGCGCTGGGGCTGCTGCTCGTCCTGCTCTCGCCGGACTTCGCGCGCCGGGTGCCAGCCACGCTGCGACAATCCCCCTGGAAGAGCCTGGGTTGGGGCGCCGCCGTGTTCGTGGGCACTCCCATCCTCGCGGGGCTCATCTTCCTCCTGGGAGTGCTGCTCGGGGGCTGGTGGATCGGCCTGCTGGCCCTGGGGTTGTACGCGCTGGCGCTGGCGCTGTGCTTCCCCGTGGTGGGGATGTTCATCGGCCGGTGGTTGACGGATCGCTTCGGCAAGGCGGGCACGCCCCTCCTCCTGACGCTGCTGGTGGGGCTGGTGCTCCTGACGCTGGTGGGCCGTGTCCCGGTGCTCGGCGCGTTGATCGTGCTGGCCACGCTGCTCTTCGGGCTCGGGGCGCTCGTCCTCACGGCGGCGCGGGGCCGGCGCCCGCCAGGTGCCACTGGCCAGCCGCAGCCCGCCTGA
- a CDS encoding ZIP family metal transporter: MSWIWPLLAGFLVSSAALVGSSAILLLGQKAEQASTWLLSFAIGTLLGAATLGLLPEALEHAPAERVMPLLLSGMLAFILLERVLRWRHPHEHHAGLHHPEVEQATATMLLWGDAVHNFIDGLVLGASFSVSPAAGLTASLAVFAHEVPQELSDFAILLRTGMSRRRALLLNYLSALSLIPGVLIAFMGASFWRESIGWLLPLVAGGFIYIALADLVPALHHRRGVRAGILQMLLLLAGILVPWGLGRLPHGA; encoded by the coding sequence GTGAGCTGGATCTGGCCGCTGCTGGCAGGCTTCCTCGTCAGCTCGGCGGCGCTCGTGGGCAGCAGCGCCATCCTGCTACTGGGGCAGAAGGCGGAGCAGGCCTCGACCTGGCTCCTCTCGTTCGCGATCGGGACACTGCTCGGGGCGGCGACGCTCGGACTGCTGCCAGAGGCCCTGGAGCATGCGCCGGCCGAGCGGGTGATGCCCCTGCTGCTCTCGGGGATGCTGGCCTTCATCCTCCTGGAGCGCGTGCTGCGGTGGCGCCACCCGCATGAGCATCACGCCGGCCTGCACCACCCGGAGGTCGAGCAGGCGACCGCCACCATGCTCTTGTGGGGGGATGCGGTCCACAACTTCATCGACGGCCTGGTCCTCGGAGCCTCCTTCAGCGTGAGCCCGGCGGCCGGCCTCACCGCCTCGCTGGCGGTCTTCGCCCACGAGGTGCCCCAGGAGCTCAGCGACTTCGCCATCCTCCTGCGGACAGGCATGTCCCGGCGCCGCGCGCTCCTGCTCAACTACCTGTCCGCGCTCAGCCTCATCCCCGGGGTGCTCATCGCCTTCATGGGCGCCTCCTTCTGGAGGGAGAGCATCGGCTGGCTGCTGCCGCTCGTCGCGGGGGGCTTCATCTACATCGCCCTGGCCGATCTCGTCCCCGCGCTCCACCACCGGCGCGGCGTCCGGGCGGGCATCCTCCAGATGCTCCTGCTCCTGGCGGGCATCCTGGTGCCGTGGGGGCTCGGCCGGCTGCCCCATGGCGCATGA
- a CDS encoding universal stress protein has translation MPIVCATHFSEAAHAACEAAALLARKAGDTLWVVHVLPKDTVKALGKPLLVAAEGALAAEARRLEESGARVQYQLLTGEPAEVLQEFAVKQGATLVVTAAPSRDTPFLGLGGTVDRLAQALEVPLLVARETRALEAWAREERPLKVLLGVDRSRPFEAARDWVKALCGLGPVELVGGRVFWAHAEAQRLGLQHPAGFGEATPELCQALEREVEALVEPLSKSCPQVRVRLEEGIGRIADHLVTLAQKEEADLLVVGTHHRRAMARLWSVSHHARRLAPMSVVCVPAHAATRGAGAELPRVRTVLATTDLSELGDRAIAYACALLPPGGTLHLLHVAPPQATPEQLSARRQQLEQSLPRAATEGGRTVELSVVSGHEVADLITQAAERHCVDLLCLGTHGRTGMKRAVLGSVAQAVLARSDRPVILVRTPTA, from the coding sequence ATGCCCATCGTCTGCGCCACTCATTTCTCCGAGGCCGCCCATGCGGCCTGTGAGGCAGCGGCCCTGCTGGCCCGGAAGGCGGGCGACACGCTGTGGGTCGTCCATGTCCTGCCCAAGGACACGGTGAAGGCGCTCGGAAAGCCCCTGCTGGTGGCGGCCGAGGGAGCGCTCGCCGCCGAGGCCCGTCGCCTGGAGGAGTCTGGCGCCAGGGTCCAGTACCAGCTCCTGACGGGCGAGCCCGCCGAGGTGCTCCAGGAGTTCGCGGTGAAGCAGGGGGCCACCCTGGTGGTCACCGCGGCCCCGAGCCGGGACACTCCGTTCCTGGGACTCGGAGGCACGGTGGATCGGCTGGCGCAGGCGCTCGAGGTGCCGCTGCTCGTCGCCCGAGAGACACGCGCGCTGGAGGCGTGGGCGCGCGAGGAGAGGCCCCTCAAGGTGCTGCTGGGAGTGGACCGCTCGCGGCCCTTCGAGGCGGCGCGAGACTGGGTCAAGGCGCTGTGCGGGCTGGGGCCGGTGGAGCTGGTGGGAGGCCGCGTCTTCTGGGCGCACGCGGAGGCGCAGCGGTTGGGGCTACAGCACCCCGCGGGCTTCGGGGAAGCGACCCCGGAGCTGTGCCAGGCGCTGGAGCGGGAGGTGGAGGCGCTGGTGGAGCCCTTGTCGAAGAGCTGCCCCCAGGTGCGCGTGCGGCTGGAGGAGGGCATCGGCCGCATCGCCGATCACCTCGTCACGCTGGCGCAGAAGGAGGAGGCGGACCTGCTGGTGGTGGGGACCCACCACCGCCGGGCGATGGCCAGGCTCTGGAGCGTGTCGCACCACGCGCGGAGGCTGGCGCCGATGTCCGTGGTCTGCGTGCCAGCGCATGCGGCGACGCGTGGAGCGGGCGCGGAGCTGCCCCGGGTCCGCACCGTGCTGGCGACGACGGACCTCTCCGAGCTGGGCGACCGCGCCATCGCCTACGCGTGCGCGCTGCTGCCCCCGGGAGGCACGCTGCACCTGCTGCACGTGGCCCCACCCCAGGCGACACCCGAGCAGCTCAGCGCAAGGAGGCAGCAGCTCGAGCAGAGCCTCCCCCGCGCGGCGACCGAAGGCGGACGCACGGTGGAGCTGAGCGTCGTGTCGGGACATGAGGTGGCCGACCTCATCACCCAGGCCGCCGAGAGACACTGCGTGGATCTCCTCTGCCTGGGCACCCACGGCCGGACGGGGATGAAGCGGGCCGTGCTGGGCTCGGTGGCGCAGGCGGTGCTGGCTCGCAGCGATCGCCCGGTGATCCTGGTGCGTACCCCCACCGCCTGA
- a CDS encoding CHRD domain-containing protein encodes MAVFGHRASAAGATKQLTNFPVEPTMRIPTVLALTLAVSTLPAHAKDPALGATTFTVYEAWLSPAQEPGEESEIPKVLEKSLGATAPSVPRESRKSRGYGQIKFAKDLSKAYVEVEIQGVNASDILMFHIHCGPPGVLGPIIVDFGEQESAAKKLANGKLSMELTNKNVSFVKDMPRMKPSLPESCPAELGFLAQAKTLAGLEYLAKKGVLYFNLHTKAHTYYGEMRGQIYLAQE; translated from the coding sequence ATGGCCGTCTTTGGCCATCGGGCGAGCGCCGCTGGGGCTACGAAGCAGCTCACCAACTTCCCGGTGGAGCCCACCATGCGCATCCCAACGGTCCTCGCATTGACCCTCGCTGTGTCCACGCTGCCCGCTCACGCCAAGGATCCGGCCCTCGGCGCCACGACGTTCACGGTCTACGAGGCCTGGCTCAGCCCCGCCCAGGAGCCCGGCGAGGAGTCGGAGATCCCCAAGGTGCTGGAGAAGAGCCTGGGGGCCACGGCGCCCTCGGTGCCGCGCGAGAGCCGCAAGTCCCGGGGCTATGGGCAGATCAAGTTCGCCAAGGATCTGAGCAAGGCCTATGTCGAGGTCGAGATCCAGGGCGTCAATGCCTCCGACATCCTCATGTTCCACATCCACTGCGGCCCGCCGGGCGTGCTCGGCCCCATCATCGTGGATTTTGGCGAGCAGGAGAGCGCGGCGAAGAAGCTGGCCAACGGCAAGCTCTCCATGGAGCTGACCAACAAGAACGTCTCCTTCGTCAAGGACATGCCTCGGATGAAGCCCTCGCTGCCCGAGAGCTGCCCCGCGGAGCTGGGCTTCCTGGCCCAGGCGAAGACGCTGGCCGGCCTCGAGTACCTGGCGAAGAAGGGGGTGCTCTACTTCAACCTCCACACCAAGGCCCACACCTACTACGGAGAGATGCGCGGTCAGATCTACCTCGCGCAGGAGTAG
- a CDS encoding LysR family transcriptional regulator, with product MDLEELRAFLDVVETGSFLAAADALGVSRTTLRRRVEALEARAGVALLKSTRQGVVLTEAGEVLAQRGRIMMQETSALLSSIRELGQAPSGTLRMVMPVGLPPHLLAPLFGMLRTSYPLLSVHARFSADPLGEPLDDVDMAIHFGEDMPRGPWLSHVVLRVREGLLASKEYLERRGAPRSLRELQGHELFSWEAPGGDARSWPTPRGTTFTVEPALITPDIHLIRSCVIAGMGIGLLPSVELADPGIPEDLLVPVLPDEVGRERPVRISVPEALAEIPKIKLVLTHVRRSLDPL from the coding sequence ATGGATCTGGAAGAGCTGCGAGCCTTTCTCGACGTCGTGGAGACCGGCTCGTTCCTGGCCGCCGCGGATGCCCTGGGCGTCTCGCGGACGACCTTGCGACGCCGCGTCGAGGCGCTCGAGGCCCGCGCCGGCGTGGCGCTCCTCAAGAGCACGCGTCAGGGCGTCGTCCTGACAGAGGCCGGCGAGGTGCTCGCCCAGCGCGGGCGCATCATGATGCAGGAGACGTCCGCGCTGCTCAGCTCCATCCGCGAGCTGGGCCAGGCCCCCTCGGGGACGCTCCGGATGGTGATGCCCGTGGGGCTGCCTCCCCACCTGCTCGCTCCGCTCTTCGGGATGTTGCGCACCTCCTATCCCCTGCTGAGCGTGCACGCCCGCTTCAGCGCGGATCCCCTGGGCGAGCCGCTGGACGACGTGGACATGGCGATCCACTTCGGGGAGGACATGCCTCGGGGGCCGTGGCTCTCGCACGTGGTGCTACGGGTGCGAGAGGGGCTGCTCGCCAGCAAGGAGTACCTGGAGCGGCGAGGCGCCCCGCGCTCGTTGAGGGAGCTGCAAGGCCACGAGCTCTTCTCATGGGAGGCGCCGGGAGGGGATGCGCGCTCCTGGCCCACGCCACGGGGCACCACGTTCACGGTCGAGCCGGCGCTCATCACCCCGGACATCCACCTGATCCGCTCCTGCGTCATCGCCGGGATGGGCATCGGCCTGCTCCCCAGCGTCGAGCTGGCCGATCCCGGCATCCCCGAGGATCTGCTGGTGCCCGTGCTGCCCGACGAGGTGGGACGCGAGCGCCCCGTCCGCATCAGCGTGCCCGAGGCGCTCGCGGAGATTCCCAAGATCAAGCTGGTGCTCACGCACGTGCGCCGCTCCCTGGATCCCCTGTGA